The Manihot esculenta cultivar AM560-2 chromosome 17, M.esculenta_v8, whole genome shotgun sequence genome contains the following window.
ttCAAGAACTCTACAGTAAGGGGGCCAGAAAAATTTAAACAAGCAAAGAAAGCGAACCTTATCACGGCACGGCTTTGACGGTTGTTTTCCCGCTGAGAGGCGAGCAAGGCAAGATCGGCTTCGAAAAGAAAACAACATCCACCGTCGAAGCCACGCGTCGAAGCTGCGTATTCTGACCAAAACCTGCATTGATAACCTTATCTTTGGTGCTTAATCCTTCAGCGATATCTTCACCGATATGTGAATCCTCCTCTCTAATTCTCAACACCTGGCTATGCACAAACGCTACGTTGCTTATATTCCTTCCCCACTTGCCAACAGATTTCGGTGACTCCTCATTCTCCTCCGATGATCCTGCACTCTCCCTATCCATCTCGACCTCGGTACACTCCTTCACTTCCATTTTCCTGGAGAGATAAGCAGATTCAGTAGCGATGATCTCCGACAAAGAGAAATCCTTGGATTTCTGCTGAATACCAAGATCGGAGACTCGATCTTGAGTCTCATGGAATGAGTTGACAGTCATGTTTATACAA
Protein-coding sequences here:
- the LOC110607994 gene encoding uncharacterized protein LOC110607994, giving the protein MTVNSFHETQDRVSDLGIQQKSKDFSLSEIIATESAYLSRKMEVKECTEVEMDRESAGSSEENEESPKSVGKWGRNISNVAFVHSQVLRIREEDSHIGEDIAEGLSTKDKVINAGFGQNTQLRRVASTVDVVFFSKPILPCSPLSGKTTVKAVP